One genomic segment of Xyrauchen texanus isolate HMW12.3.18 chromosome 5, RBS_HiC_50CHRs, whole genome shotgun sequence includes these proteins:
- the LOC127644018 gene encoding uncharacterized protein LOC127644018, with the protein MNSLVGYGVSSESEDEDNRKESIKKTDDAALERKRCNFLLEAESPSSESESGPENEDEEVSVVDHYSSGSLQTPTIRPQTRKLPPPPLGGSSSGVLLRGSSVFANPFKDMAEGRLNVLQKHVPLTVQARPTQIDGKRICVAYRKDGRCRFGISCKIAHDSNLQSNHVVTSDNGPKDNASASVTVGSYNGPLASHDIDKETDEGKDSEQRKKKRVGVNDSLIPPKRALKQYARLSHH; encoded by the exons atgAATTCGCTTGTGGGATACGGGGTCTCGTCTGAGTCAGAGGATGAAGACAATCGAAAGGA GTCCATTAAAAAGACAGATGATGCTGCGTTGGAGAGGAAAAGATGCAATTTCCTGTTGGAGGCAGAATCACCTTCCAGTGAGTCTGAATCTGGTCCAGAGAATGAGGATGAAGAGGTTTCTGTCGTGGATCACTACTCCTCTGGGTCCCTGCAGACTCCAACCATCCGTCCTCAAACTCGCAAGCTTCCGCCTCCACCTCTGGGAGGCTCCAGCTCAGGTGTACTACTTAGAGGCAGCAGTGTGTTTGCAAACCCCTTCAAAGATATGGCTGAGGGGAGACTGAATGTCCTGCAGAAACACGTACCACTTACTGTACAAGCTCGGCCCACCCAGATTGATGGTAAGCGCATTTGTGTGGCCTACAGAAAGGATGGTCGCTGCCGCTTTGGAATCAGCTGCAAGATTGCACATGACAGCAATCTACAGAGCAACCATGTGGTCACTTCTGACAATGGACCAAAAGACAATGCCTCAGCCAGTGTTACAGTAGGTTCATATAACGGTCCACTGGCTTCTCATGACATAGACAAGGAGACAGATGAAGGGAAGGACAGTGAACAACGAAAAAAGAAAAGGGTGGGAGTGAATGATTCTCTGATTCCACCAAAACGTGCACTGAAGCAGTACGCCAGACTCTCACACCACTAA
- the zfp91 gene encoding E3 ubiquitin-protein ligase ZFP91: protein MEPQPSNNNYEVESEIAVEKSAGQSTASTPHRASRGREDGCLNTEKTCSPETNGSASSSTGTGRVLRNRSMRSLPLWRQCDIGEEEVICETPANRRRKASFPRRKKSTAAAAGSLDAAGESSTDCGPSAAFEENKDALANQAARGRRPQVRSGGRTCRGSPRTQFKVEPDSDSDYVEVNTAVEKTGTSVEKKEDESMDDDDLMEEDDSPFVDDPRDQNYLPHTQSEEEEAIISSDEDIQFTDDLNDQSYDPKCERDPSKVRRRPLRGHKEKAAVSESANEEEPEIKTEGVESTDEKIGAEHNEDAELPRKRGRRRKDDKSPRLPKRRKKPPVQYVRCEMEGCGTVLAHPRYLQHHIKYQHLMKKKYVCPHPSCGRLFRLQKQLLRHAKHHTDQRDYICEFCARAFKSSHNLAVHRMIHTGEKPLQCEICGFTCRQKASLNWHMKKHDADATYQFSCSICGKKFEKKDSVVAHKAKSHPEVLIAEALAANAGALITTPAGVSTLLGASTGTQTEPVVLEAQRSSVVRGGQVGPAMVVDQEPSLHTMQVPVGLALSSTEENSVPSQQTSAHSLQMPLQFATPPVSQQQHQIQQLPLQPSTTITQQAPLVQQMPVQSYNSQMVHMTFRDLPQQQLPLLSGTQQMPLQTTQPPHIQAIARPPKLNPAPNTPHLSQTLPEASSVCRSRLEFGSDPPSSSSTSHQSSTASSETRQVIWVEHGTNENENGGGVWEVGGEEEEHIMMDSSDGQMERVLM from the exons ATGGAACCGCAACCCTCGAACAACAACTATGAGGTGGAGAGTGAGATTGCCGTGGAGAAATCCGCGGGTCAGAGTACGGCATCCACCCCGCACAGAGCATCAAGAGGACGAGAGGACGGCTGCTTGAACACCGAAAAGACTTGCTCGCCCGAAACGAACGGATCTGCGTCGAGCTCGACGGGCACTGGGCGGGTTTTACGGAACAGGTCAATGCGATCGCTACCCTTGTGGAGGCAGTGCGATATCGGAGAAGAGGAGGTGATCTGCGAAACACCGGCGAACCGCCGGAGGAAAGCGTCATTCCCGCGGCGCAAGAAGAGCACAGCAGCCGCAGCGGGTTCATTGGATGCGGCCGGAGAGAGCAGCACTGACTGCGGCCCTTCGGCTGC GTTTGAAGAAAACAAGGACGCGCTGGCTAACCAAG CGGCCCGCGGCAGACGACCTCAGGTGCGCTCAGGGGGCCGCACCTGCCGGGGCTCGCCTAGGACTCAGTTTAAGGTTGAGCCAGATTCGGACAGTGACTATG tggaAGTGAACACAGCAGTTGAGAAGACAGGGACAAG TGTGGAGAAAAAGGAAGATGAGAGTATGGATGACGATGACCTAATGGAAGAGGATGACTCTCCATTTGTGGATGACCCAAGAGACCAAAACTACCTACCCCATACACAGAG TGAGGAAGAGGAAGCCATCATCAGCAGTGATGAAGACATCCAATTTACAGATGACTTGAATGACCAGAGCTACGATCCAAAGTGTGAGAG GGATCCTTCCAAGGTTAGGCGCAGACCTCTACGAGGACACAAAGAGAAGGCAGCAGTGTCAGAGAGCGCAAATGAGGAAGAGCCAGAGATAAAAACTGAGGGAGTGGAGAGTACAGATGAGAAGATTGGGGCAGAACATAATGAagatgctgagctacccaggaa aagAGGGCGGAGAAGGAAAGATGACAAAAGTCCTCGTCTTCCAAAGAGAAG GAAAAAGCCACCAGTCCAGTATGTGCGTTGTGAAATGGAAGGATGTGGTACAGTGCTGGCCCACCCACGATACTTGCAG CATCACATCAAATACCAACACCTGATGAAGAAGAAGTATGTCTGCCCTCACCCCTCATGTGGAAGACTCTTCCGGCTGCAGAAACAGCTACTGCGTCATGCCAAACACCACACAG ATCAGAGAGACTACATCTGTGAGTTCTGTGCTCGTGCCTTCAAGAGCTCTCACAATCTGGCTGTGCATCGAATGatacacactggagagaagccactGCA GTGCGAGATCTGTGGCTTCACTTGCCGTCAGAAGGCCTCCCTCAATTGGCACATGAAGAAACATGATGCAGATGCTACGTACCAGTTCTCCTGCAGCATCTGTGGAAAGAAGTTTGAGAAGAAGGACAGTGTGGTGGCTCACAAAGCCAAGAGTCACCCTGAAGTTCTCATTGCTGAGGCATTGGCAGCCAATGCTGGAGCCCTCATCACCACTCCAGCTGGAGTCAGCACACTGCTAGGAGCCTCCACAGGCACACAGACAGAGCCGGTGGTCCTGGAGGCGCAGAGGAGCTCTGTGGTGCGAGGAGGTCAGGTGGGTCCAGCGATGGTTGTGGATCAGGAGCCCTCATTGCACACCATGCAGGTACCTGTGGGCCTGGCCTTGTCATCCACAGAGGAAAACAGCGTTCCATCGCAGCAGACCTCAGCTCAcagtttgcagatgccacttcagTTTGCCACCCCGCCTGTCTCGCAGCAACAACACCAAATTCAGCAGTTACCACTTCAGCCCTCCACTACCATCACCCAGCAGGCCCCTTTGGTCCAGCAGATGCCCGTGCAGTCCTACAACTCCCAGATGGTCCACATGACCTTCCGAGATCTTCCTCAGCAGCAGCTTCCACTACTTTCTGGCACTCAGCAGATGCCCCTTCAGACAACCCAGCCACCGCATATCCAGGCAATCGCCAGACCCCCTAAACTCAACCCAGCTCCCAATACTCCCCACCTTTCCCAAACCTTGCCTGAGGCTTCCTCTGTTTGCAGGAGCAGGTTGGAATTTGGCTCTGACCCTCCCTCTTCTTCATCTACTTCTCACCAGTCTTCCACCGCCTCTTCAGAGACAAGACAGGTCATCTGGGTGGAACATGGAACTAATGAGAATGAAAATGGGGGTGGGGTTTGGGAGGTAGGTGGGGAAGAGGAGGAGCATATTATGATGGACAGTTCAGATGGGCAGATGGAGCGTGTACTGATGTAG